One window of the Salminus brasiliensis chromosome 1, fSalBra1.hap2, whole genome shotgun sequence genome contains the following:
- the ube2wb gene encoding probable ubiquitin-conjugating enzyme E2 W-B isoform X2 — translation MALQNDPPPGMTLNEKSVQNTITQWIVDMEGAAGTLYEGEKFQLLFKFSSRYPFDSPQVMFTGDNIPVHPHIYSNGHICLSILTEDWSPALSVQSVCLSIISMLSSCKEKRRPPDNSFYVRTCNKNPKKTKWWYHDDTC, via the exons ATGGCCTTGCAAAACGACCCGCCTCCTGGAATGACTCTGAACGAGAAAAGTGTACAGAATACGATAACACA GTGGATTGTAGATATGGAGGGAGCCGCCGGTACTCTTTATGAAGGAGAAAAATTTCAGCTGCTTTTCAAATTCAGTAGTCGGTATCCCTTCGACTCACCTCAG gtaATGTTCACGGGAGATAATATTCCTGTCCATCCTCACATTTATAGCAACGGTCACATCTGCCTGTCCATCTTAACAGAAGACTGGTCGCCGGCGCTCTCTGTGCAATCCGTCTGTCTTAGTATTATCAGCATGCTGTCCAGCTGCAAAGAAAAG aGACGGCCTCCTGATAACTCCTTTTATGTACGGACTTGTAATAAAAATCCAAAGAAGACAAAATGGTGGTATCATG atgatACCTGTTAA
- the eloca gene encoding elongin C paralog a isoform X1 — MSINRMVISVSYTFLTDTEEKAYGGCEGPDAQYVKLISSDGHEFIVKREHALTSGTIKAMLSGPGQFAENETNEINFREIPSHVLSKVCMYFTYKVRYTNSSTEIPEFPIAPEIALELLMAANFLDC, encoded by the exons ATGAGCATAAACCGTATGGTCATAAGTGTATCGTACACGTTTCTCACAGACACTGAGGAGAAGGCGTATGGTGGCTGTGAAGGCCCAGACGCGCAGTATGTGAAGCTCATCTCTTCAGACGGTCATGAGTTCatagtgaagagagaacacgcTTTGACCTCCGGCACTATTAAAGCCATGCTGAGTGGACCAG GCCAGTTTGCGGAAAACGAAACGAATGAGATAAACTTCCGGGAGATCCCGTCCCATGTGCTCTCCAAAGTGTGCATGTACTTCACTTACAAAGTCCGCTACACAAACAGCTCCACAGAGATCCCAGAATTCCCCATCGCTCCCGAGATCGCACTGGAACTACTGATGGCCGCCAATTTTTTAGACTGTTGA
- the ube2wb gene encoding probable ubiquitin-conjugating enzyme E2 W-B isoform X1, with translation MASMQKRLQKELMALQNDPPPGMTLNEKSVQNTITQWIVDMEGAAGTLYEGEKFQLLFKFSSRYPFDSPQVMFTGDNIPVHPHIYSNGHICLSILTEDWSPALSVQSVCLSIISMLSSCKEKRRPPDNSFYVRTCNKNPKKTKWWYHDDTC, from the exons ATGGCGTCGATGCAG AAAAGGCTTCAGAAAGAACTGATGGCCTTGCAAAACGACCCGCCTCCTGGAATGACTCTGAACGAGAAAAGTGTACAGAATACGATAACACA GTGGATTGTAGATATGGAGGGAGCCGCCGGTACTCTTTATGAAGGAGAAAAATTTCAGCTGCTTTTCAAATTCAGTAGTCGGTATCCCTTCGACTCACCTCAG gtaATGTTCACGGGAGATAATATTCCTGTCCATCCTCACATTTATAGCAACGGTCACATCTGCCTGTCCATCTTAACAGAAGACTGGTCGCCGGCGCTCTCTGTGCAATCCGTCTGTCTTAGTATTATCAGCATGCTGTCCAGCTGCAAAGAAAAG aGACGGCCTCCTGATAACTCCTTTTATGTACGGACTTGTAATAAAAATCCAAAGAAGACAAAATGGTGGTATCATG atgatACCTGTTAA
- the eloca gene encoding elongin C paralog a isoform X2 codes for MDTEEKAYGGCEGPDAQYVKLISSDGHEFIVKREHALTSGTIKAMLSGPGQFAENETNEINFREIPSHVLSKVCMYFTYKVRYTNSSTEIPEFPIAPEIALELLMAANFLDC; via the exons ATGG ACACTGAGGAGAAGGCGTATGGTGGCTGTGAAGGCCCAGACGCGCAGTATGTGAAGCTCATCTCTTCAGACGGTCATGAGTTCatagtgaagagagaacacgcTTTGACCTCCGGCACTATTAAAGCCATGCTGAGTGGACCAG GCCAGTTTGCGGAAAACGAAACGAATGAGATAAACTTCCGGGAGATCCCGTCCCATGTGCTCTCCAAAGTGTGCATGTACTTCACTTACAAAGTCCGCTACACAAACAGCTCCACAGAGATCCCAGAATTCCCCATCGCTCCCGAGATCGCACTGGAACTACTGATGGCCGCCAATTTTTTAGACTGTTGA